In the genome of Deltaproteobacteria bacterium, one region contains:
- the mdh gene encoding malate dehydrogenase: MKENSRKKKLSIIGAGAVGTAAAQWAVSRSIADTIVLLDVVEGLPHGKALDLFQSSPLYGYAGNIIGTDDYADTAQSDVVIITAGLARKPGMSRDDLLAENVRIIRIVTEEIVRYSPDACLVVVTNPIDAMVYTVFKVSGFPKQQVVGMAGILDSARYRTFIAQALGVAPSDVTALVMGVHGDHMLPLVRLASVGGVPIEELLSKEEIESIVRRTRYGGAEIVQHLKTGSAFSAPGLAAVEMAQSILKDEKRVVPCAAYLEGEFGISGVFLGVPVVLGENGVERILEFPLAGEEQKALQKSVEAVKRQVAATGL; encoded by the coding sequence ATGAAAGAAAATAGTCGGAAAAAGAAGCTAAGTATCATAGGTGCAGGTGCAGTGGGAACAGCCGCTGCCCAATGGGCTGTCAGCAGATCCATTGCAGATACCATAGTACTGTTGGATGTAGTGGAAGGCCTTCCCCACGGTAAGGCCCTGGATCTCTTCCAGTCATCACCGTTATATGGATATGCAGGCAATATTATCGGTACAGATGACTATGCAGATACCGCCCAGTCAGACGTGGTCATCATTACCGCCGGGCTTGCCCGCAAGCCGGGGATGAGCCGGGATGACCTTTTAGCGGAAAATGTCCGGATCATCCGTATAGTTACTGAGGAAATCGTCAGATATTCTCCCGACGCATGCCTGGTAGTCGTCACGAATCCTATTGATGCCATGGTCTATACGGTCTTTAAGGTATCAGGATTTCCAAAACAGCAGGTCGTGGGCATGGCGGGTATTCTGGATTCTGCCAGGTACCGCACTTTTATTGCTCAGGCCCTGGGTGTAGCTCCTTCAGATGTGACAGCCCTTGTGATGGGCGTGCACGGCGATCATATGCTTCCTCTGGTCAGGCTTGCCAGCGTTGGAGGAGTACCTATAGAGGAGCTTTTATCCAAAGAAGAAATCGAAAGCATAGTCCGTCGCACTCGATACGGAGGTGCAGAAATAGTGCAGCATCTCAAGACAGGAAGCGCCTTCTCCGCCCCCGGCCTTGCTGCGGTGGAGATGGCTCAATCCATACTCAAAGACGAAAAAAGAGTGGTGCCCTGTGCAGCCTACCTCGAGGGAGAATTTGGCATTAGCGGTGTATTCCTGGGTGTGCCGGTAGTACTCGGAGAAAACGGTGTTGAACGCATCCTGGAATTTCCCCTTGCGGGTGAGGAACAGAAAGCCTTACAGAAATCCGTAGAGGCGGTAAAGAGGCAAGTTGCGGCCACAGGCCTATAA